From a region of the Triticum aestivum cultivar Chinese Spring chromosome 7D, IWGSC CS RefSeq v2.1, whole genome shotgun sequence genome:
- the LOC123164636 gene encoding BTB/POZ domain-containing protein POB1 isoform X3: protein MDPDFSRASGGPSFEFAFNSVNFSDRVLRIEIVAGDDAPGAKGAAGEGCSSIADWARHRKRRREDLRLEKECGKYMSEPANIKIEADERDTYEETNEEPVAMIEESPPDIGQDGEDGDSDSSWNMECNQVLRVKSIYISSAILAAKSPFFYKLFSNGMKESDQRHATLRITASEESALMELLSFIYSGKLTTNQPTLLLDILMMSDKFEVVSCMRHCSQLLRSLPMTTESALLYLDLPSSISMAAAVQPLTDAAKEFLANKYKDLTKFQDEVMNIPLAGIEAILCSNDLQVASEDAVYDFVIKWARAQYSRTEERREILGTRLLPLVRFSHMTCRKLRKVLACSDLDNEQATKSVTDALLYKADAPHRQRALATDVLTSRKYTERAYKYRPLKVVEFDRPYPQCIAYLDLKREECGRLFPSGRIYSQAFHLAGQGFFLSAHCNMDQQSAFHCFGLFLGMQEKGSTSVTVDYEFAARTRPSGEFVSKYKGCYTFTGGKAVGYRNLFAIPWPSFMADDSLFFINGVLHLRAELTIKQL from the exons ATGGACCCGGACTTCTCGCGGGCGAGCGGCGGCCCGAGCTTCGAGTTCGCCTTCAACTCGGTCAACTTCTCCGACCGGGTCCTGCGGATCGAGATCGTCGCCGGGGACGACGCGCCGGGGGCCAAGGGCGCCGCCGGCGAGGGCTGCTCCTCCATCGCCGACTGGGCGCGCCACCGCAAGCGCCGCAGGGAGGACCTCCGCCTCGAGAAAG AATGTGGAAAGTATATGTCAGAACCAGCAAACATCAAAATTGAAGCAGATGAACGTGATACCTATGAGGAAACCAACGAGGAGCCTGTAGCTATGATAGAAGAATCTCCACCTGATATTGGACAAGATG GTGAGGATGGAGACAGTGACTCATCCTGGAATATGGAATGTAATCAGGTTTTGAGAGTGAAGTCTATATATATCAGCTCTGCGATTCTAGCTGCAAAAAGTCCCTTCTTTTACAAG CTTTTCTCAAATGGCATGAAAGAATCCGACCAGAGGCATGCAACTCTTAGAATAACTGCTTCAG AGGAAAGTGCCCTTATGGAGCTTTTAAGTTTTATTTACAGTGGAAAGTTGACGACCAATCAGCCAACCCTTCTGCTTGATATCTTGATGATGTCTGACAAATTTGAAGTTGTTTCTTGCATGAGACACTGCAGTCAACTACTAAGAAGCTTACCTATGACCACAGAATCTGCACTTCTCTATCTAGATCTGCCTTCCAGCATTTCAATGGCTGCAGCAGTTCAGCCACTGACTGATGCTGCCAAGGAATTCCTTGCCAACAAATACAAGGACTTGACTAA GTTTCAGGATGAAGTGATGAACATTCCCCTTGCTGGGATTGAAGCTATCTTATGTAGTAACGACCTTCAGGTGGCATCAGAGGATGCAGTCTATGACTTTGTGATCAAGTGGGCTCGTGCTCAATACTCAAGAACGGAAGAAAGACGTGAAATCTTGGGGACTCGGTTGCTGCCACTTGTTAGGTTTTCTCATATGACCTGCAGGAAGTTGCGGAAGGTCCTTGCATGCAGTGACCTGGATAATGAGCAAGCAACTAAAAGTGTCACTGATGCACTCCTGTACAAAGCTGATGCACCACATCGACAGCGTGCCCTTGCTACAGATGTGTTGACCTCTAGGAAATATACTGAACGAGCTTACAAATATCGTCCACTTAAGGTGGTGGAATTTGACCGACCGTATCCTCAGTGCATAGCATACTTGGATCTGAAGCGTGAGGAGTGTGGCCGACTATTCCCATCTGGGCGGATTTACTCGCAAGCATTCCATCTTGCCGGACAGGGATTCTTCTTGTCAGCACATTGCAACATGGATCAGCAAAGTGCTTTCCACTGCTTTGGTCTCTTCTTAGGGATGCAAGAGAAAGGCTCAACGAGTGTTACCGTGGACTACGAGTTTGCTGCAAGGACAAGGCCATCGGGTGAGTTTGTCAGCAAGTACAAGGGCTGCTACACCTTCACTGGTGGAAAGGCGGTTGGCTACCGCAATCTCTTTGCAATTCCCTGGCCGTCGTTTATGGCTGATGATAGCCTCTTCTTCATCAATGGAGTACTACATCTGAGAGCAGAATTGACCATAAAGCAACTCTAG
- the LOC123164636 gene encoding BTB/POZ domain-containing protein POB1 isoform X1: MDPDFSRASGGPSFEFAFNSVNFSDRVLRIEIVAGDDAPGAKGAAGEGCSSIADWARHRKRRREDLRLEKGGEGWSTSRHHFECGKYMSEPANIKIEADERDTYEETNEEPVAMIEESPPDIGQDGEDGDSDSSWNMECNQVLRVKSIYISSAILAAKSPFFYKLFSNGMKESDQRHATLRITASEESALMELLSFIYSGKLTTNQPTLLLDILMMSDKFEVVSCMRHCSQLLRSLPMTTESALLYLDLPSSISMAAAVQPLTDAAKEFLANKYKDLTKFQDEVMNIPLAGIEAILCSNDLQVASEDAVYDFVIKWARAQYSRTEERREILGTRLLPLVRFSHMTCRKLRKVLACSDLDNEQATKSVTDALLYKADAPHRQRALATDVLTSRKYTERAYKYRPLKVVEFDRPYPQCIAYLDLKREECGRLFPSGRIYSQAFHLAGQGFFLSAHCNMDQQSAFHCFGLFLGMQEKGSTSVTVDYEFAARTRPSGEFVSKYKGCYTFTGGKAVGYRNLFAIPWPSFMADDSLFFINGVLHLRAELTIKQL; this comes from the exons ATGGACCCGGACTTCTCGCGGGCGAGCGGCGGCCCGAGCTTCGAGTTCGCCTTCAACTCGGTCAACTTCTCCGACCGGGTCCTGCGGATCGAGATCGTCGCCGGGGACGACGCGCCGGGGGCCAAGGGCGCCGCCGGCGAGGGCTGCTCCTCCATCGCCGACTGGGCGCGCCACCGCAAGCGCCGCAGGGAGGACCTCCGCCTCGAGAAAGGTGGGGAAGGTTGGTCTACGTCTCGTCATCATTTCG AATGTGGAAAGTATATGTCAGAACCAGCAAACATCAAAATTGAAGCAGATGAACGTGATACCTATGAGGAAACCAACGAGGAGCCTGTAGCTATGATAGAAGAATCTCCACCTGATATTGGACAAGATG GTGAGGATGGAGACAGTGACTCATCCTGGAATATGGAATGTAATCAGGTTTTGAGAGTGAAGTCTATATATATCAGCTCTGCGATTCTAGCTGCAAAAAGTCCCTTCTTTTACAAG CTTTTCTCAAATGGCATGAAAGAATCCGACCAGAGGCATGCAACTCTTAGAATAACTGCTTCAG AGGAAAGTGCCCTTATGGAGCTTTTAAGTTTTATTTACAGTGGAAAGTTGACGACCAATCAGCCAACCCTTCTGCTTGATATCTTGATGATGTCTGACAAATTTGAAGTTGTTTCTTGCATGAGACACTGCAGTCAACTACTAAGAAGCTTACCTATGACCACAGAATCTGCACTTCTCTATCTAGATCTGCCTTCCAGCATTTCAATGGCTGCAGCAGTTCAGCCACTGACTGATGCTGCCAAGGAATTCCTTGCCAACAAATACAAGGACTTGACTAA GTTTCAGGATGAAGTGATGAACATTCCCCTTGCTGGGATTGAAGCTATCTTATGTAGTAACGACCTTCAGGTGGCATCAGAGGATGCAGTCTATGACTTTGTGATCAAGTGGGCTCGTGCTCAATACTCAAGAACGGAAGAAAGACGTGAAATCTTGGGGACTCGGTTGCTGCCACTTGTTAGGTTTTCTCATATGACCTGCAGGAAGTTGCGGAAGGTCCTTGCATGCAGTGACCTGGATAATGAGCAAGCAACTAAAAGTGTCACTGATGCACTCCTGTACAAAGCTGATGCACCACATCGACAGCGTGCCCTTGCTACAGATGTGTTGACCTCTAGGAAATATACTGAACGAGCTTACAAATATCGTCCACTTAAGGTGGTGGAATTTGACCGACCGTATCCTCAGTGCATAGCATACTTGGATCTGAAGCGTGAGGAGTGTGGCCGACTATTCCCATCTGGGCGGATTTACTCGCAAGCATTCCATCTTGCCGGACAGGGATTCTTCTTGTCAGCACATTGCAACATGGATCAGCAAAGTGCTTTCCACTGCTTTGGTCTCTTCTTAGGGATGCAAGAGAAAGGCTCAACGAGTGTTACCGTGGACTACGAGTTTGCTGCAAGGACAAGGCCATCGGGTGAGTTTGTCAGCAAGTACAAGGGCTGCTACACCTTCACTGGTGGAAAGGCGGTTGGCTACCGCAATCTCTTTGCAATTCCCTGGCCGTCGTTTATGGCTGATGATAGCCTCTTCTTCATCAATGGAGTACTACATCTGAGAGCAGAATTGACCATAAAGCAACTCTAG
- the LOC123164636 gene encoding BTB/POZ domain-containing protein POB1 isoform X2 → MDPDFSRASGGPSFEFAFNSVNFSDRVLRIEIVAGDDAPGAKGAAGEGCSSIADWARHRKRRREDLRLEKGGEECGKYMSEPANIKIEADERDTYEETNEEPVAMIEESPPDIGQDGEDGDSDSSWNMECNQVLRVKSIYISSAILAAKSPFFYKLFSNGMKESDQRHATLRITASEESALMELLSFIYSGKLTTNQPTLLLDILMMSDKFEVVSCMRHCSQLLRSLPMTTESALLYLDLPSSISMAAAVQPLTDAAKEFLANKYKDLTKFQDEVMNIPLAGIEAILCSNDLQVASEDAVYDFVIKWARAQYSRTEERREILGTRLLPLVRFSHMTCRKLRKVLACSDLDNEQATKSVTDALLYKADAPHRQRALATDVLTSRKYTERAYKYRPLKVVEFDRPYPQCIAYLDLKREECGRLFPSGRIYSQAFHLAGQGFFLSAHCNMDQQSAFHCFGLFLGMQEKGSTSVTVDYEFAARTRPSGEFVSKYKGCYTFTGGKAVGYRNLFAIPWPSFMADDSLFFINGVLHLRAELTIKQL, encoded by the exons ATGGACCCGGACTTCTCGCGGGCGAGCGGCGGCCCGAGCTTCGAGTTCGCCTTCAACTCGGTCAACTTCTCCGACCGGGTCCTGCGGATCGAGATCGTCGCCGGGGACGACGCGCCGGGGGCCAAGGGCGCCGCCGGCGAGGGCTGCTCCTCCATCGCCGACTGGGCGCGCCACCGCAAGCGCCGCAGGGAGGACCTCCGCCTCGAGAAAGGTGGGGAAG AATGTGGAAAGTATATGTCAGAACCAGCAAACATCAAAATTGAAGCAGATGAACGTGATACCTATGAGGAAACCAACGAGGAGCCTGTAGCTATGATAGAAGAATCTCCACCTGATATTGGACAAGATG GTGAGGATGGAGACAGTGACTCATCCTGGAATATGGAATGTAATCAGGTTTTGAGAGTGAAGTCTATATATATCAGCTCTGCGATTCTAGCTGCAAAAAGTCCCTTCTTTTACAAG CTTTTCTCAAATGGCATGAAAGAATCCGACCAGAGGCATGCAACTCTTAGAATAACTGCTTCAG AGGAAAGTGCCCTTATGGAGCTTTTAAGTTTTATTTACAGTGGAAAGTTGACGACCAATCAGCCAACCCTTCTGCTTGATATCTTGATGATGTCTGACAAATTTGAAGTTGTTTCTTGCATGAGACACTGCAGTCAACTACTAAGAAGCTTACCTATGACCACAGAATCTGCACTTCTCTATCTAGATCTGCCTTCCAGCATTTCAATGGCTGCAGCAGTTCAGCCACTGACTGATGCTGCCAAGGAATTCCTTGCCAACAAATACAAGGACTTGACTAA GTTTCAGGATGAAGTGATGAACATTCCCCTTGCTGGGATTGAAGCTATCTTATGTAGTAACGACCTTCAGGTGGCATCAGAGGATGCAGTCTATGACTTTGTGATCAAGTGGGCTCGTGCTCAATACTCAAGAACGGAAGAAAGACGTGAAATCTTGGGGACTCGGTTGCTGCCACTTGTTAGGTTTTCTCATATGACCTGCAGGAAGTTGCGGAAGGTCCTTGCATGCAGTGACCTGGATAATGAGCAAGCAACTAAAAGTGTCACTGATGCACTCCTGTACAAAGCTGATGCACCACATCGACAGCGTGCCCTTGCTACAGATGTGTTGACCTCTAGGAAATATACTGAACGAGCTTACAAATATCGTCCACTTAAGGTGGTGGAATTTGACCGACCGTATCCTCAGTGCATAGCATACTTGGATCTGAAGCGTGAGGAGTGTGGCCGACTATTCCCATCTGGGCGGATTTACTCGCAAGCATTCCATCTTGCCGGACAGGGATTCTTCTTGTCAGCACATTGCAACATGGATCAGCAAAGTGCTTTCCACTGCTTTGGTCTCTTCTTAGGGATGCAAGAGAAAGGCTCAACGAGTGTTACCGTGGACTACGAGTTTGCTGCAAGGACAAGGCCATCGGGTGAGTTTGTCAGCAAGTACAAGGGCTGCTACACCTTCACTGGTGGAAAGGCGGTTGGCTACCGCAATCTCTTTGCAATTCCCTGGCCGTCGTTTATGGCTGATGATAGCCTCTTCTTCATCAATGGAGTACTACATCTGAGAGCAGAATTGACCATAAAGCAACTCTAG